In the genome of Populus alba chromosome 11, ASM523922v2, whole genome shotgun sequence, one region contains:
- the LOC118031269 gene encoding G-type lectin S-receptor-like serine/threonine-protein kinase At1g11300, protein MDIGRFTSTIAFLLILYCFCLEFGASVDTITSSQFIKDPEYIVSAGNKFKLGFFSPVNSTNRYVAIWYSNISITTPVWVANRNKPLNDSSGIMTISEDGNLVVLNGQQDILWSSNVSTGMNGSRAQLLDDGNLVLGGSENGNSLWQSFQEPSDTYMPKMRLTANSRTGKKTLLTSWKSPSDPSIGSISGGIDPSRIPQFYIWNGSRPIWRTGPWNGQVFIGIPEMVSVYLDGFNIADEGNGTFTLSVGFANESLISNYILSSEGKFGKVVWDDTEGSWRYEWNFPKDECDIYGKCGSFGSCNPKDSPICSCLKGFEPNNADEWNNGNWTSGCVRRRELQCERTQNGGQVGKEDGFLKLERMKVPDFSEWLSSTSEQTCKNECLNINCSCIAYSYYPGFGCMLWRGNLTDLKKFPIKAADLYIRLADSELDNKKINLKVIISLTVVVGAIAIAICVFYSWRRIDRKRKSKKVFLSKRKVGYPILSDENMTPDNLNHVKLQELPLFSLQTLIDATDNFNTANKLGQGGFGPVYKGKLSDGQEIAVKRLSRSSGQGFDEFMNEVVVISKLQHRNLVRILGCCVEGEEKMLLYEYMPNKSLDAFLFDSLRKQLLDWKNRFKIVEGICRGLLYLHRDSRLRIIHRDLKASNILLDQELNPKISDFGMARIFGNHEDQANTRRVVGTYGYMSPEYAMEGRFSEKSDVFSFGVLLLEIISGRKNSSFYGNEDDLSLLGYAWRLWNEGNIAALVDPGISYPSFREEIFRCVHVGLLCVQEFAKDRPAIFTIISMLNSEIVDLPTPKQPAFSERRSERDTDSLQHDRRPESVNNVTVTLLSGR, encoded by the exons ATGGATATTGGCAGATTCACATCCACAATAGCTTTTCTTCTAAtactatattgtttttgtttggaatttggAGCTTCCGTAGATACCATTACATCATCTCAGTTTATCAAAGATCCTGAATATATAGTCTCTGCTGGGAACAAGTTCAAACTGGGATTTTTCAGCCCTGTTAATTCCACAAATCGTTATGTAGCGATATGGTACAGTAATATTTCTATTACAACTCCAGTTTGGGTGGCTAACAGAAATAAGCCACTCAACGATTCTTCTGGGATTATGACAATTTCTGAAGATGGAAATCTTGTTGTTTTGAATGGTCAGCAAGATATTCTCTGGTCATCAAATGTCTCGACTGGAATGAATGGTTCAAGAGCGCAGCTTTTGGATGATGGAAACCTTGTCTTGGGAGGGAGTGAAAATGGGAACAGCTTATGGCAGAGTTTCCAGGAACCTTCAGATACTTACATGCCAAAGATGAGACTTACTGCTAATTCCAGAACAGGTAAAAAGACGCTACTAACATCATGGAAAAGCCCTTCAGATCCATCGATCGGAAGCATCTCTGGTGGTATTGATCCTTCAAGAATTCCTCAGTTTTACATTTGGAATGGTAGTCGTCCAATCTGGCGGACAGGTCCCTGGAATGGTCAGGTTTTTATTGGAATTCCTGAAATGGTATCTGTTTATCTTGATGGATTTAATATTGCAGATGAAGGAAATGGAACTTTTACTCTAAGTGTTGGTTTCGCTAACGAGTCTTTAATCAGCAATTATATCCTGAGTTCTGAAGGTAAATTCGGAAAAGTAGTTTGGGATGATACGGAGGGGTCATGGAGATACGAGTGGAATTTTCCTAAAGATGAGTGTGATATTTATGGAAAGTGCGGGTCATTTGGAAGCTGTAACCCAAAGGATTCACCAATTTGCAGTTGTTTAAAAGGTTTTGAACCAAACAATGCAGACGAATGGAATAATGGAAACTGGACTAGTGGTTGTGTTAGGAGGAGGGAATTGCAATGTGAAAGAACACAAAATGGTGGTCAAGTGGGCAAAGAAGACGGGTTTTTGAAACTGGAGAGGATGAAAGTGCCAGACTTTTCTGAGTGGTTATCTTCGACATCCGAACAAACTTGTAAAAACGAGTGCTTGAATATTAATTGCTCTTGCATAGCTTATTCATATTATCCAGGTTTTGGATGTATGTTATGGAGGGGAAACTTAACAGATTTAAAGAAGTTTCCCATAAAAGCGGCAGATCTGTACATTCGCCTAGCTGATTCAGAACTtg ataataaaaagataaacctGAAAGTAATTATCAGTTTAACAGTGGTTGTGGGAGCCATTGCCATTGCGATCTGTGTGTTTTATTCCTGGAGGCGGATAG ACAGGAAGAGGAAAAGCAAGAAGGTATTCTTATCAAAAAGGAAGGTAGGATATCCAATATTATCAGATGAAAACATGACCCCAGATAACTTGAACCATGTTAAACTTCAAGAACTACCTCTGTTTAGTTTACAAACGCTGATAGATGCAACAGACAACTTTAATACAGCCAATAAGCTTGGGCAGGGTGGATTTGGTCCAGTGTACAAg GGAAAATTGTCAGATGGACAGGAAATAGCTGTGAAAAGACTCTCAAGATCATCTGGACAAGGATTCGATGAATTTATGAATGAGGTTGTGGTGATTTCTAAACTGCAACACAGAAATCTTGTAAGAATTCTTGGTTGTTGTGTTGAAGGAGAGGAAAAGATGTTGCTCTATGAATACATGCCAAATAAAAGCTTGGATGCATTTCTTTTTG ATTCTCTTAGAAAGCAACTTCTAGATTGGAAAAATCGTTTCAAAATCGTGGAAGGAATCTGTCGAGGTCTGCTTTACCTTCACAGGGATTCTAGGCTGCGGATTATTCATCGAGATCTGAAGGCTAGTAACATCCTACTGGACCAAGAACTGAATCCAAAAATTTCAGATTTCGGAATGGCTAGGATATTTGGTAACCACGAAGACCAAGCTAACACTAGAAGGGTTGTTGGAACATA CGGCTATATGTCCCCTGAATATGCCATGGAAGGTCGATTTTCAGAGAAATCCGATGTCTTTAGCTTTGGAGTTTTGTTGTTAGAGATTATAAGTGGAAGAAAAAATTCCAGTTTCTATGGAAACGAGGACGATTTGAGCCTGCTAGGATAT GCCTGGAGATTGTGGAACGAGGGCAACATTGCAGCTCTGGTAGATCCTGGAATTTCATATCCTTCTTTCCGCGAGGAAATTTTTCGTTGCGTACACGTTGGTTTGCTATGTGTTCAGGAATTTGCAAAAGACAGGCCAGCTATATTCACTATCATTTCCATGCTAAATAGTGAAATTGTGGATCTTCCCACTCCCAAGCAACCTGCATTCTCAGAAAGGCGGAGTGAGCGAGACACAGATTCCCTCCAGCACGACCGGAGGCCAGAATCCGTCAACAATGTCACGGTTACACTTCTTTCCGGCCGATAG